Proteins from a genomic interval of Polaribacter sejongensis:
- a CDS encoding geranylgeranylglycerol-phosphate geranylgeranyltransferase: MVLLTMVLTKYALIDSIFFSDLSFKNYTLIHTTYLGITLTHYQFIIFAFSILCITAGGYIINDIFDIETDKINKPLKVIIEKSISKKKAWILYYSSSILGLFLGIYISFTTGNSLYSFFFIGTILALFLYSKYLKKTLFIGNLLVSVLLGLVLFITILFNEPKAHNSNLLEVISNTATSFRLLFIMITYIIFSVLTNIIREIIKDIEDINGDLKIKAKTLPILFGRKRASKVAFFFSAILLVFLLIVLQSLISDYVLLTYGILFILLPLLYFMYKLWISESKKEFSFLSNLMKVIMLFGILSMVLFKLK; this comes from the coding sequence TTAGCTTTAAAAACTACACCTTAATACATACCACTTATTTAGGCATTACTCTAACTCATTATCAATTTATAATATTTGCTTTTAGCATTTTATGCATCACTGCTGGTGGATATATTATTAATGATATTTTTGATATAGAAACGGACAAAATAAACAAGCCTTTAAAAGTAATTATAGAAAAATCTATTTCTAAAAAGAAAGCTTGGATTCTTTACTATTCTAGTAGTATTTTAGGTTTATTTTTAGGCATATATATATCTTTTACTACCGGAAACAGTTTGTATAGTTTCTTTTTTATAGGAACCATTTTAGCACTTTTTTTATATTCTAAATACCTAAAAAAAACACTTTTTATAGGTAACTTATTAGTGTCAGTTCTTTTAGGCTTAGTACTCTTTATAACCATATTATTCAACGAACCCAAAGCACATAACAGTAATTTATTAGAAGTAATAAGCAACACTGCAACAAGTTTCCGGTTACTTTTTATAATGATTACTTATATTATTTTTTCTGTACTTACCAATATTATCAGAGAAATTATTAAAGATATAGAAGACATTAATGGCGATTTAAAAATAAAAGCAAAAACGTTGCCTATTTTATTTGGAAGAAAAAGAGCTTCTAAAGTCGCTTTTTTCTTTAGTGCAATTTTACTAGTATTTCTTTTAATTGTTTTACAATCTTTAATAAGTGACTACGTACTTTTAACCTATGGAATTTTATTTATCCTACTTCCACTACTCTATTTTATGTACAAATTATGGATTTCTGAAAGCAAAAAGGAATTTAGTTTTCTAAGTAATTTAATGAAAGTAATAATGCTTTTCGGAATTTTATCAATGGTATTATTCAAATTGAAATAA
- a CDS encoding Maf family nucleotide pyrophosphatase produces the protein MLREKLKEYNVILASKSPRRQQFFKDLDIDFTIELKEVEEIYPPELKGTAITDFLADLKSKAFSNLSEKDILITSDTIVWLENTALGKPKDEADAFAMLRALSGKKHEVITSISIKSKQFQKIVNDITVVSFKELSDDEINYYIKNYKPYDKAGAYGIQEWIGFIAIDNLEGSYFNVVGLPVQKLYTELMNL, from the coding sequence ATGTTAAGAGAAAAACTAAAAGAATACAACGTAATATTAGCCTCTAAGTCTCCAAGAAGACAACAGTTTTTTAAAGATTTAGATATCGATTTTACAATTGAATTAAAAGAAGTAGAAGAAATTTATCCTCCTGAATTAAAAGGAACAGCCATTACAGATTTTTTAGCAGATTTAAAATCGAAAGCCTTTTCCAATTTATCAGAAAAAGATATATTAATTACTTCAGACACCATTGTTTGGTTAGAAAACACTGCATTAGGAAAACCAAAAGACGAAGCAGATGCTTTTGCCATGTTAAGAGCGTTATCTGGTAAAAAGCACGAAGTAATTACATCTATAAGCATAAAGAGTAAACAGTTTCAAAAGATAGTAAACGACATTACAGTTGTTTCTTTTAAAGAACTGTCAGATGACGAAATAAATTATTACATCAAAAACTACAAACCTTATGACAAAGCTGGAGCATACGGTATACAAGAATGGATTGGTTTTATAGCTATTGATAATTTAGAAGGCAGCTATTTTAATGTTGTGGGGTTACCTGTTCAAAAATTGTACACAGAATTAATGAATCTATAA
- a CDS encoding carboxypeptidase-like regulatory domain-containing protein yields the protein MQRLLYILCLFASLSTLSQNDTIRVKTLKGQIIHAVSKKALSASHILNLNTVQGTITNDRGFFEIPTRANDTILVSYLGYESIKLKITNDLLKGNELLIALYEKPEEIREVVIKSTQLIGVLEIDVKQVPKDRFTRIKINGLPQTYEVGKPKGKDFSSPIAALFQPVDYLYNLFGSKPKQLKKLQKLKKEDDLRKMLAGKFDREVMMEYLQMDRQELTELLTDCNYSEYFIKKASDLQMIEAVLDCYENYKAIKNGKIELDKIPVKN from the coding sequence ATGCAAAGACTATTATACATTTTGTGCTTATTCGCGTCTTTAAGCACACTCTCACAGAACGATACCATTCGTGTTAAAACACTAAAAGGACAAATTATTCACGCTGTAAGCAAAAAAGCTTTAAGTGCTTCTCATATATTAAATCTAAACACTGTACAAGGTACAATTACAAACGATAGAGGTTTCTTTGAAATCCCTACAAGAGCAAACGATACGATTTTGGTTTCTTATTTAGGATATGAATCTATAAAATTAAAAATTACAAACGATTTGTTAAAAGGAAACGAATTACTAATTGCTTTGTATGAAAAACCAGAAGAAATTAGAGAGGTTGTTATAAAATCTACTCAATTAATTGGTGTTTTAGAAATTGATGTAAAACAAGTACCAAAAGATCGATTTACAAGAATTAAAATAAACGGACTACCACAGACCTATGAGGTTGGTAAACCTAAAGGAAAAGACTTCTCATCACCAATTGCGGCATTATTTCAACCTGTAGATTATTTATACAATCTCTTTGGAAGTAAACCCAAACAATTAAAAAAATTACAGAAGCTTAAAAAAGAAGATGATTTACGTAAAATGTTAGCTGGTAAGTTTGACAGAGAGGTAATGATGGAGTATCTACAAATGGACAGACAAGAACTTACAGAATTACTTACAGACTGTAACTACTCTGAATACTTTATTAAAAAGGCATCTGATTTACAAATGATTGAAGCTGTATTGGATTGTTATGAAAATTACAAAGCAATAAAGAACGGTAAAATAGAACTTGATAAAATTCCCGTAAAAAATTAA
- a CDS encoding prohibitin family protein: MANNQVDIKFPKGGVFFIILAVVVIILFSKSTVTIGPGEGGVVFEALGDGINTEKTYGEGFQIVAPWNRMIVRKVRQQAISTEMNVLSVNGLEVKVNGTIWYEPEFSNLGMLIKTKGEDYERELLDPAINAAARSVVGRYTPEQLYSSKRDVIEQEILDEIQIVLKEQFLMVKRVLVEDVKLPTTIRTAIETKLKQEQESLEYEFRLAKALKEAERQKIDAEGKAVANKILSASLTDKILQEKGIGATLELAKSPNSKVIVIGSGKDGLPIILGNQ; the protein is encoded by the coding sequence ATGGCGAATAATCAAGTAGATATAAAGTTTCCTAAGGGAGGTGTTTTTTTTATCATTTTAGCGGTAGTAGTAATCATTTTATTTTCTAAATCTACAGTGACTATTGGGCCTGGAGAAGGTGGTGTTGTTTTTGAGGCATTGGGAGATGGTATTAACACAGAAAAAACATATGGAGAAGGTTTTCAGATTGTAGCTCCTTGGAATCGTATGATTGTAAGAAAAGTGCGTCAGCAAGCTATTTCTACAGAAATGAATGTGCTTTCTGTTAATGGATTAGAAGTAAAGGTAAATGGTACAATTTGGTATGAACCTGAGTTTTCTAATTTAGGAATGTTGATAAAGACTAAAGGTGAAGATTATGAGCGTGAATTGTTAGATCCTGCTATTAATGCAGCTGCAAGAAGTGTTGTTGGTCGTTATACTCCAGAGCAGTTATATTCTAGTAAAAGAGATGTAATTGAGCAAGAAATTTTAGATGAAATTCAAATTGTTCTAAAAGAGCAATTTTTAATGGTAAAGAGAGTTTTGGTAGAAGATGTTAAATTACCAACTACTATTAGAACTGCCATTGAAACGAAGTTAAAACAAGAGCAAGAGTCTTTAGAATATGAATTTAGATTAGCAAAAGCATTAAAAGAAGCAGAAAGACAAAAAATTGATGCAGAAGGTAAAGCGGTTGCAAATAAGATTTTAAGTGCTTCTTTAACTGATAAAATTTTACAAGAAAAAGGAATCGGTGCTACTTTAGAGTTGGCTAAATCACCTAATAGTAAAGTAATTGTTATTGGTTCTGGTAAAGATGGTTTACCTATTATTTTAGGAAATCAGTAA
- a CDS encoding acyl-CoA thioesterase — translation MRFHTRKWVKPEDLNPNGTLFGGRLLQFIDEEVAIYAIIQLEHTKTVTKYMSEIDFVSSAKQGDIIEIGIDVLKFGNSSITLTCSVRNKLTRKTIIVVDKIVMVCLDENGHPKKHGKTEIEYVKNRLED, via the coding sequence ATGAGATTTCACACAAGAAAGTGGGTTAAACCCGAAGATTTAAACCCAAATGGAACCTTATTTGGAGGTAGATTATTACAATTTATTGATGAAGAAGTAGCTATTTATGCAATTATTCAATTAGAGCACACAAAAACAGTTACAAAATACATGTCTGAAATAGATTTTGTAAGTTCTGCAAAACAAGGAGATATTATTGAAATAGGGATTGATGTTTTAAAATTCGGAAATTCCTCTATAACTTTAACGTGTAGTGTTAGAAATAAGTTAACAAGAAAAACCATTATTGTGGTAGATAAAATTGTTATGGTTTGTCTCGATGAAAATGGGCACCCTAAAAAGCATGGAAAAACAGAAATTGAATATGTAAAAAATCGATTAGAAGATTAA
- a CDS encoding VWA domain-containing protein, protein MSLFLLLLLLINPTIKKIELINTKPILTVLVDDSKSIPFFNETKNITIFLSEIKNDKSINEKFDINSFSFGSDLKPLDSLSFIENETNVSKAITAANDLYEDKIAPIILLSDGNQTIGNDYEFINSKQKIYPIVFGDTVQYKDLKIAQLNVNKYSYIKNKFPVEVFLNYEGKENVSSQFSIYKEGKTVFTKNIQFSETNNIQTILTNITSSKEGLQYYTASINKIEGEKNTKNNSKIFSVEVIDEQTKVLILTSVLHPDLGVLKKSIESNKQRSVDVFLIDKFKFNINDYQLVIFNQPNNKFNKVLNEVKTNNNNYLLISGTNSDWNFINKQQLGFKKNTLNQTENYGAIFSDSFLTFLQKDIGFNQFPPLKDQFGSVDISKEHQILLYQNINGLETKQPLLVTLEENNQKSGVLFGEGLWKWRATSFLNSNSFQDFDAFIGNLVQYLASNKKRNRLEVNAESLYPANATIQISAFYTDKNYLFDSRASLEITVTNSATKEVVNNPFSLINNAYQTEIENLIAGDYDYKVSVNGQNIHRYGKFKVTEYQIEEQFTNADSEKLQKLANRTGGKLFFKDEIEELKKILLEDKSFYTTQKSISKDQNLIDWKWVLFVVTGLLSIEWFIRKYYGKI, encoded by the coding sequence ATGAGTCTTTTTTTGTTGCTTTTATTACTGATAAACCCAACGATTAAAAAAATAGAACTCATAAATACAAAACCTATTTTAACTGTATTAGTTGATGATTCTAAATCCATTCCTTTTTTTAACGAAACGAAGAACATTACAATATTTTTATCAGAAATTAAAAACGATAAAAGCATTAATGAGAAATTTGATATCAATAGCTTTAGTTTCGGAAGTGATCTAAAGCCCTTAGATTCACTTTCTTTTATAGAGAATGAAACCAATGTGTCTAAAGCAATAACGGCTGCAAATGATTTGTATGAGGATAAAATTGCGCCGATAATCTTATTATCAGACGGAAACCAAACGATTGGCAATGATTATGAGTTTATCAATTCTAAGCAAAAAATATATCCCATTGTTTTTGGTGATACTGTTCAATATAAAGATTTAAAAATTGCTCAGTTAAATGTAAATAAGTACAGCTACATAAAAAATAAATTTCCGGTTGAAGTGTTTCTGAATTATGAAGGTAAGGAAAATGTGTCTTCTCAGTTTTCGATTTACAAAGAAGGAAAAACTGTTTTTACTAAAAACATACAGTTCTCAGAAACGAATAATATTCAAACAATTTTAACAAATATAACTTCAAGTAAAGAAGGACTTCAATATTACACAGCATCAATTAATAAGATAGAAGGAGAGAAAAACACAAAGAATAATAGCAAAATTTTCTCTGTAGAAGTAATCGATGAACAAACAAAAGTATTGATTTTAACTTCGGTTCTTCATCCAGATTTAGGTGTTTTAAAAAAATCAATAGAAAGTAATAAACAACGTTCTGTAGATGTTTTTTTAATTGATAAATTTAAATTCAATATCAATGATTATCAGTTAGTTATTTTTAATCAACCGAACAATAAGTTTAACAAGGTTTTAAATGAGGTTAAAACGAATAATAACAATTATCTTTTAATTTCAGGAACAAATTCAGATTGGAATTTTATCAACAAACAACAATTAGGATTCAAGAAAAACACACTGAATCAAACAGAGAATTATGGAGCCATTTTTAGTGATTCCTTTTTAACTTTTTTACAAAAAGATATTGGTTTTAATCAATTTCCACCACTTAAAGATCAGTTTGGATCGGTTGACATTTCTAAAGAACATCAAATATTATTGTATCAAAATATAAATGGTTTAGAAACCAAGCAACCTTTGCTGGTAACCTTAGAAGAGAACAATCAAAAATCTGGTGTTTTGTTTGGCGAAGGTTTGTGGAAGTGGAGAGCGACTAGTTTTTTAAACTCAAATTCCTTTCAAGATTTTGATGCTTTTATTGGAAATTTAGTTCAGTATTTAGCGTCCAATAAAAAGAGAAATCGCTTAGAAGTTAATGCGGAAAGTTTGTATCCTGCCAATGCTACCATTCAAATATCAGCATTTTATACAGACAAAAATTACCTGTTTGATTCAAGAGCTTCCTTAGAGATCACTGTTACGAATTCAGCAACAAAAGAAGTTGTAAATAATCCTTTTTCGTTAATAAATAACGCTTATCAAACGGAAATAGAAAACCTTATTGCTGGAGACTATGATTATAAAGTTTCGGTAAATGGACAAAATATACACAGGTACGGTAAGTTTAAAGTTACTGAGTATCAAATAGAAGAGCAGTTTACCAATGCAGATTCAGAAAAGTTGCAAAAATTGGCAAATAGAACAGGAGGAAAGCTGTTTTTTAAAGATGAAATAGAGGAATTAAAGAAAATTCTTTTAGAAGATAAATCATTTTATACAACACAAAAATCAATCAGTAAAGACCAAAACTTAATAGACTGGAAATGGGTTTTGTTTGTTGTTACAGGCTTGTTATCAATAGAATGGTTTATTAGAAAATATTACGGAAAAATTTAA
- a CDS encoding DMT family transporter — MEVKRAIKYMLISTLAFACMNSTVKYLKGIPTFEIVFFRSLGSLFFTVGFLLKNKIPMIGKNNKSLILRAIAGTTSMSLFFMSIKYLSIGTAVSIRYIAPIFSAIFAVFLLKEKIKPLQWGFFVISLVGVFVLKGFDHQINTTGLILVLLASVLSGLVYVIINKIGKSEHPLVVVNYFMMFATVLGGILSINNWTTPKGIEWLFLLLLGILGYVGQVFMTKAFQTASTNIVAPIKYFEVIYTATFGVFLFGEIYTFYSFLGIALIIGGLILNIWYKSKLDNS, encoded by the coding sequence TTGGAAGTAAAAAGAGCCATAAAATACATGTTGATAAGCACTTTAGCTTTTGCCTGCATGAATTCTACTGTTAAATATTTAAAAGGTATTCCTACTTTTGAAATCGTTTTTTTTAGGTCTTTAGGATCACTTTTTTTTACGGTTGGTTTTTTATTAAAAAATAAAATACCAATGATTGGTAAAAATAATAAATCACTAATTTTAAGAGCGATAGCAGGAACAACTTCAATGAGTCTTTTTTTTATGTCTATAAAGTATTTATCTATTGGTACTGCGGTTTCCATAAGGTATATTGCTCCGATTTTTTCCGCTATTTTTGCGGTATTTTTATTAAAGGAGAAAATTAAACCTTTACAATGGGGCTTTTTTGTAATTTCACTTGTAGGTGTTTTTGTGTTAAAAGGATTTGATCATCAAATAAATACAACGGGTTTAATCTTGGTTTTACTAGCTTCTGTACTTAGCGGCTTAGTTTATGTAATTATTAATAAAATTGGTAAGAGTGAACACCCTCTTGTAGTAGTAAATTATTTTATGATGTTTGCTACTGTTTTAGGAGGTATACTTTCTATAAATAACTGGACAACTCCTAAAGGAATTGAATGGTTGTTTTTATTACTTTTAGGTATTTTGGGTTATGTAGGGCAGGTTTTTATGACCAAAGCTTTTCAGACCGCTTCGACAAATATAGTGGCACCAATTAAATATTTTGAGGTTATTTATACAGCTACTTTTGGCGTTTTCTTATTCGGAGAAATTTATACTTTTTATAGTTTTTTAGGAATCGCATTAATTATTGGTGGTTTAATTTTAAATATTTGGTACAAATCTAAATTAGATAATTCATAG
- a CDS encoding MFS transporter, with product MKNENSFSFINPKKWPFFYGYVVLVFGSIGVLFSIPGQTVGVSVFTDPVKDALGLTRNQFSNAYLIGTLLSAFFVTKAGRLFDKFGARYVAFFAAFFLAVSLIIFSFAEGISDVLKLFLNTKSWFIPFVLLCVLFFLVRFCGQGVLTMASRNMVMMWFDKNRGKVNSISSITVSLGFSSSPILFNYLIDEKGWEVSWQILAVCLFIFSFLILQFYRNKPEDFGLIPDGFLSKKKTKKKNVEIIEVNFTLEEAKKTRAFWMFGLALAFNSFFTTGFTFHVISIFNTQGYDKTEAIAVFLPISIIAISVSTVANILSDYIAHKIYLFIMLFSGIIASIGLLVLDDAMGIYLLIIGLGTYSGLFAVVNAVTWPRYFGREYLGAITGKVMSFLVIASALAPSLFSYCFTSLGSYRYVSYVLIPFLVFLFIGSLSLKKPDKITDK from the coding sequence GTGAAAAACGAAAATTCATTTTCTTTTATAAATCCTAAAAAATGGCCTTTTTTTTACGGATATGTAGTCTTAGTTTTTGGCAGTATTGGTGTTTTGTTCAGTATTCCTGGTCAGACTGTAGGAGTTTCTGTTTTTACAGATCCTGTAAAAGATGCCTTGGGTTTAACTCGAAACCAATTTAGTAATGCATACTTAATTGGTACCTTGTTAAGTGCTTTTTTTGTTACAAAGGCCGGAAGATTATTTGATAAATTCGGAGCAAGATATGTTGCTTTTTTTGCAGCATTCTTTTTAGCAGTCTCGTTAATTATTTTTTCTTTTGCGGAAGGAATTAGTGATGTTCTTAAACTTTTTTTAAACACAAAATCTTGGTTTATTCCTTTTGTATTGTTGTGTGTTTTGTTTTTTCTTGTTCGTTTTTGTGGTCAAGGTGTACTCACAATGGCTTCTAGAAATATGGTAATGATGTGGTTTGATAAAAACCGAGGTAAGGTAAATTCTATTAGTAGTATTACCGTTTCATTAGGTTTTTCTAGTTCACCAATCTTATTTAATTATTTAATTGATGAAAAAGGTTGGGAGGTAAGTTGGCAGATATTAGCAGTCTGTTTGTTTATTTTTAGTTTTTTAATTCTTCAATTTTACAGAAACAAGCCAGAAGATTTTGGCTTAATTCCGGATGGTTTTCTTTCTAAAAAGAAAACTAAAAAAAAGAACGTAGAAATTATAGAGGTTAATTTTACGTTAGAGGAAGCCAAAAAAACACGTGCCTTTTGGATGTTTGGTTTGGCATTAGCTTTTAATAGTTTTTTTACTACAGGCTTTACCTTTCATGTAATTTCAATTTTTAATACACAAGGCTATGATAAAACAGAAGCAATTGCTGTTTTTCTGCCAATTTCTATCATTGCTATTTCTGTATCTACAGTAGCAAACATCTTAAGTGATTATATAGCGCATAAAATATATTTATTCATTATGCTTTTTAGTGGAATTATAGCTTCTATAGGACTTTTAGTTTTAGATGATGCTATGGGGATTTATTTATTGATAATTGGTTTAGGAACCTACAGCGGACTTTTTGCAGTGGTAAATGCAGTTACTTGGCCACGTTATTTTGGAAGAGAGTATTTAGGTGCTATTACCGGAAAAGTAATGAGTTTTTTGGTTATTGCAAGTGCTTTGGCGCCAAGTTTATTTAGTTATTGTTTTACGAGTTTAGGGAGTTATCGTTATGTAAGTTATGTGTTAATTCCTTTTTTAGTTTTTTTATTTATAGGTTCTTTGAGTTTAAAGAAACCAGATAAAATAACAGATAAATAA
- a CDS encoding EamA family transporter encodes MKKSKILIVLAFFTIYIVWGSTYLFNKIAVTALPPFFMASLRFSGAGILIMIISKILKLDLRITRKQLINCCISGFFFLVYGNGVFVWALVYLDSGFAALLASTQPLFVLILLRLIDRKPMQKQSIIGVSLGILGMYLLVSQQSITASEGSLLGIFMILTCVLSWSYGGVFVSKADLPKNFFITTGYQTLFAGLFLIIMSFSFGETMTSPLDWSQEVKYSMGMLVVFGSIIAFTAFNYLLKLVSPDKVATSAYVNPIIAMLLGWYFLDEVLTSQSILASMVLLTGVYFITSRKRIAKVDAEEVIKP; translated from the coding sequence TTGAAAAAATCAAAAATATTAATTGTTTTAGCCTTTTTTACAATATACATTGTATGGGGTTCCACTTATTTATTTAATAAAATCGCGGTAACGGCGTTACCTCCATTTTTTATGGCTTCGTTACGTTTTTCAGGGGCTGGGATTTTAATAATGATCATTTCTAAAATCTTGAAATTAGATCTTAGAATTACAAGAAAACAACTAATTAACTGCTGTATCTCTGGCTTTTTTTTCTTAGTGTATGGTAACGGTGTTTTTGTATGGGCACTTGTATATTTAGATAGTGGTTTTGCTGCTTTGTTAGCCTCTACGCAGCCATTATTTGTTTTAATATTATTACGACTGATAGATAGAAAACCAATGCAGAAACAATCTATAATTGGTGTTTCTTTGGGTATTCTGGGAATGTATTTATTGGTGAGTCAACAATCTATTACTGCATCAGAAGGTAGTTTACTAGGTATTTTTATGATTTTAACCTGTGTGTTAAGTTGGAGTTATGGCGGCGTGTTCGTGTCTAAAGCAGATTTGCCTAAAAACTTCTTTATTACTACAGGGTACCAGACGTTGTTTGCTGGTTTGTTTCTAATTATAATGAGTTTTTCTTTTGGTGAAACCATGACTTCTCCTTTAGACTGGTCTCAAGAAGTGAAGTATTCTATGGGTATGTTGGTTGTTTTTGGAAGTATTATTGCTTTTACAGCCTTTAATTATTTGCTAAAATTAGTGTCTCCAGATAAAGTTGCTACTTCTGCTTATGTAAATCCTATTATAGCAATGCTTTTAGGATGGTACTTTTTAGATGAAGTACTTACAAGTCAGTCTATTCTTGCGTCTATGGTTTTATTAACAGGTGTCTATTTTATTACCTCTAGAAAAAGGATTGCAAAGGTAGATGCAGAAGAAGTTATAAAACCTTAG
- the yiaA gene encoding inner membrane protein YiaA, with protein MNYQTTSSINEETKKESKKKKVNNELNSKPTSAYVGASWGALIIGLVSYCIGLWNASIELNEKGFYFAILLMGIYAVISLQKAVRDKAEEIKVSEMYYGISWVVVLAAILLLIIGLRNADFLLSEKGFYGISFLLSLFGAISVQKNTRDIDYINNKTEEEKS; from the coding sequence ATGAATTATCAAACAACATCTTCAATTAATGAAGAAACTAAAAAAGAAAGTAAAAAGAAAAAAGTAAATAATGAGTTAAATTCAAAACCAACTTCTGCTTATGTTGGTGCTTCTTGGGGAGCTTTAATAATTGGTCTAGTTTCTTACTGTATCGGTTTGTGGAATGCCTCGATTGAATTAAATGAAAAAGGATTTTATTTCGCTATTCTTTTAATGGGTATTTACGCTGTAATTTCCCTACAAAAAGCGGTGAGAGATAAAGCAGAAGAGATAAAAGTTAGTGAAATGTACTACGGAATTAGTTGGGTAGTGGTTCTTGCTGCGATACTGTTATTAATCATAGGACTGAGGAATGCAGATTTTCTTTTAAGTGAAAAAGGATTTTATGGAATTTCATTCTTATTAAGTTTATTTGGTGCCATTTCTGTACAAAAAAATACAAGAGATATCGATTATATTAACAATAAAACAGAAGAAGAGAAGAGTTAG
- the hisIE gene encoding bifunctional phosphoribosyl-AMP cyclohydrolase/phosphoribosyl-ATP diphosphatase HisIE produces the protein MNIDFNKNNDGLVPAIIQDATTKNVLMLGYMNEEAFAKTQETKLVTFFSRTKNRLWTKGEESGNVLNLVDIKLDCDNDTLLVSVNPNGPTCHKGTSTCWGEENKPNYGFFSTLEDVITERVANKDTKKSYVASLFSKGINKVAQKVGEEAVETVIEAMDNNDELFLYESADLMFHYLMLLQAKGFTLKDIEEELKGRHK, from the coding sequence ATGAATATAGATTTCAATAAAAACAACGACGGATTAGTACCCGCAATCATTCAAGATGCAACCACAAAAAACGTTTTGATGTTGGGGTATATGAATGAAGAAGCTTTTGCTAAAACACAAGAAACTAAATTAGTTACTTTCTTTTCTAGAACTAAAAATAGACTTTGGACAAAAGGTGAAGAAAGTGGAAATGTATTGAATTTGGTTGATATAAAACTAGATTGTGATAATGATACATTATTAGTTTCTGTAAATCCGAATGGACCAACCTGCCATAAGGGAACAAGTACTTGTTGGGGAGAAGAAAACAAACCAAACTATGGTTTCTTTTCTACTTTAGAAGACGTAATTACAGAAAGAGTTGCTAACAAAGACACTAAAAAATCTTATGTAGCAAGCTTGTTTTCTAAAGGAATTAACAAAGTTGCTCAGAAAGTAGGAGAGGAAGCAGTAGAAACTGTTATTGAGGCAATGGATAATAACGACGAGTTGTTTTTATATGAATCGGCAGATTTAATGTTCCATTACTTAATGTTGTTACAAGCAAAAGGATTCACTTTAAAAGACATTGAAGAGGAATTAAAAGGAAGACATAAATAA
- the hisF gene encoding imidazole glycerol phosphate synthase subunit HisF: MLTKRIIPCLDIKNGRTVKGVNFVNLIDAGDPVVLAKQYADLGADELVFLDISATLEGRKTMIEMVHQVAEQVNIPFTVGGGISSVENVNELLKWGADKVSINSSAVKRPELVNELAEKFGSQCVVVAIDAKQIDGEWFVHLAGGTIPTEIKLFDWAKEVEERGAGEILFTSMNHDGTKGGFANEALAHLSEILNIPIIASGGAGTIQHFADTFKKGKADAALAASVFHFGEIPILELKEELKKQNIPVRL; encoded by the coding sequence ATGTTAACAAAAAGAATAATACCTTGTTTAGATATTAAAAACGGAAGAACTGTAAAAGGTGTTAATTTCGTAAATTTAATAGATGCAGGAGACCCTGTGGTTTTAGCAAAACAATATGCAGATTTAGGTGCAGACGAATTGGTTTTTTTAGATATTTCTGCAACGTTAGAAGGTAGGAAAACCATGATAGAAATGGTGCATCAAGTGGCGGAACAAGTGAATATTCCGTTTACAGTTGGTGGTGGAATTTCTTCTGTAGAAAATGTAAATGAGTTGTTAAAATGGGGAGCAGATAAGGTTTCTATCAATTCATCGGCAGTAAAAAGACCAGAATTGGTTAACGAATTGGCAGAGAAATTTGGAAGTCAATGTGTGGTAGTTGCAATCGATGCTAAACAAATTGATGGAGAATGGTTTGTGCATTTAGCTGGAGGAACGATTCCTACAGAGATCAAACTTTTTGATTGGGCAAAAGAAGTAGAAGAGCGTGGAGCAGGAGAAATTTTGTTTACTTCTATGAATCATGATGGCACAAAAGGAGGTTTTGCAAATGAAGCTTTGGCACATTTATCAGAAATATTAAACATTCCTATTATTGCTTCTGGAGGAGCAGGGACAATTCAGCATTTTGCTGATACGTTTAAAAAAGGGAAAGCAGATGCCGCATTAGCTGCGAGTGTTTTTCATTTTGGAGAAATTCCTATTTTGGAGTTGAAAGAGGAGTTGAAAAAACAAAATATACCGGTAAGGTTATAA